The Tripterygium wilfordii isolate XIE 37 chromosome 4, ASM1340144v1, whole genome shotgun sequence genome has a window encoding:
- the LOC119996648 gene encoding p21-activated protein kinase-interacting protein 1-like produces MSLIAGSYEKFIWGFKLKPLKHSSDRRTLTLTQLFSYPSHIGPVTCAAACGPAAASGSSDDTIHLYDLPSAASLGSLHDHAATITSLCFYTPPSLSFPRNLISAAADGSVCIFDADPFVHLTTLWPHKKAVNDLAVHPSGKLALTVGRDQSLAMLNLVRGRRSFLCRLGKEATLVKYDPNGESFFMVVGDKIGVHVAEDARLLFELENRKKVLCAAPGEGGLLLTGGEDCNITAWDTKSGKAAYCIEDAHCTRVKGIVALSRNDGTANTDDPYLVASASSDGIIRVWDVRMAVKEKPNPLAEAETKSRLTCLAGSSLKSIKQPKMGDSGTKEE; encoded by the exons ATGAGTCTGATTGCTGGCTcttatgaaaaattcatttgggGATTCAAGCTTAAGCCTTTGAAGCACTCCTCCGATCGTAGGACCCTCACTTTGACCCAGCTCTTTTCGTATCCCTCCCACATCGGGCCAGTCACGTGCGCCGCCGCCTGTGGCCCTGCCGCCGCTTCTGGATCGTCCGATGATACCATACACCTCTATGATCTTCCCTCCGCCGCTTCCCTCGGCTCCCTTCACGACCATGCCGCCACCATCACCTCCCTCTGCTTCTAtacccctccctccctctctttcCCCCGCAACCTAATTTCCGCTGCTGCAGATGGCTCCGTTTGTATCTTCGACGCTGACCCTTTCGTTCATCTCACCACTCTCTGGCCCCACAAGAAGGCTGTCAATGATCTTGCTGTCCACCCTTCCGGCAAGCTTGCTCTGACAGTGGGCCGCGACCAGTCCTTGGCTATGCTCAACCTGGTGAGGGGCAGGAGGAGTTTCCTTTGCAGGTTGGGCAAGGAGGCAACTTTGGTGAAGTATGACCCGAATGGAGAGAGTTTTTTCATGGTTGTTGGGGACAAGATTGGAGTACATGTGGCTGAGGACGCAAGGTTGTTGTTTGAATTGGAGAATCGCAAGAAGGTTCTCTGTGCTGCTCCTGGAGAG GGTGGGCTTCTTCTTACTGGCGGCGAGGACTGTAATATTACAGCGTGGGACACAAAAAGTGGGAAGGCCGCATATTGCATTGAAGATGCTCATTGTACCCGTGTGAAAGGAATTGTTGCGCTTAGTAGGAATGATGGTACTGCTAACACTGATGATCCGTATCTAGTGGCATCCGCTTCATCGGATGGGATTATACGTGTTTGGGATGTTCGTATGGCCGTGAAGGAGAAGCCAAACCCATTGGCCGAGGCTGAGACAAAGTCAAGACTTACTTGTTTGGCTGGATCGTCTCTTAAAT CTATCAAGCAGCCAAAAATGGGCGACAGCGGAACCAAAGAGGAGTAG
- the LOC119996328 gene encoding uncharacterized protein LOC119996328, with protein MELQKHIALYAMKGNFQFHVIKSTKTLYVVQCLGTGCDWRMRAVRVNESPLFKVTKFNDIHTCSLDYLNGGHRQASGKVIGDCIKGKYDGVGRSYRPKDIIQDVWTEFGVNITYEKAWRSREHVLESIRRSPELSFAYLPHYCAELEKNNPGTITHIESDKENMFKYFFLALGPSLRGFRSSMRRVIAVDGTHLKGKYLGMLFIASALDGNNHIYPIAFGVGDSENNESWIWFFEKLRQAISLDDFSELAIISDRHQSIERASNLVFPESYHGHCIFHIKQNMKAKKFDPVMFLIYFKATKAYRVFEFEVLMTQLSLIDPRAQSYLLAAGFAKWSRAHFPGRRYNILTTNIAESMNVVLREAHHLPITMLVEHLRDLLQRWFYERRTEAASLNSMLCKEVEKHIRKWIDRSRRMDVTPISHTEYYVRDGCGNGEVNLHNRKCSCKKFDLQQLPCVHALAACANREITVHSLCSRYYTNEAILVAYAEPIYTVGVEHQRVENDIRVLLPPKAKRPCGRPKQQRIPSQGKTVIIRHCGRCKKSGHNHQTCKEPIALHPRTE; from the coding sequence atggAGTTACAAAAGCATATTGCTTTGTATGCTATGAAAGGGAACTTCCAATTTCATGTGATAAAATCGACGAAGACTCTATATGTTGTTCAATGTCTAGGAACAGGCTGCGACTGGCGTATGAGAGCCGTAAGAGTCAATGAATCACCATTATTCAAAGTGACAAAGTTCAATGACATTCACACTTGCTCACTGGACTATCTCAACGGAGGTCATAGGCAAGCATCAGGGAAGGTGATTGGGGAttgcattaaaggaaaataTGATGGTGTAGGGAGGTCTTACAGGCCGAAAGACATAATACAAGATGTGTGGACAGAATTTGGTGTCAATATTACCTACGAAAAAGCATGGAGGTCTAGGGAGCATGTTTTAGAATCAATACGACGATCTCCAGAGTTATCTTTTGCCTATCTGCCACACTATTGTGCGGAGCTAGAGAAGAACAACCCCGGAACTATCACTCATATAGAGTCCGACAAGGAGAAcatgtttaaatatttttttctagCTCTTGGTCCGTCCTTGCGTGGTTTTAGATCTTCGATGAGACGTGTCATCGCTGTCGACGGTACCCATCTAAAGGGAAAGTATCTAGGCATGCTTTTTATTGCATCTGCTTTGGATGGTAACAATCACATTTATCCTATTGCTTTTGGTGTTGGAGATTCGGAGAATAACGAATCTTGGATATGGTTCTTCGAGAAATTACGGCAGGCAATCTCACTTGATGACTTCTCTGAATTGGCTATAATTTCAGATAGGCATCAGAGTATTGAAAGGGCATCGAACTTAGTTTTTCCAGAATCATACCATGGTCACTGCATATTCCACATCAAACAGAACATGAAGGCAAAGAAATTCGATCCTGTAATGTTTCTAATTTATTTCAAGGCAACGAAGGCATATCGTGTTTTTGAATTTGAGGTGCTAATGACACAGTTGAGCTTAATTGATCCCCGTGCACAGAGTTATCTACTTGCGGCTGGTTTTGCTAAATGGTCTCGTGCACATTTTCCTGGTCGGAGGTACAATATACTAACTACAAACATTGCAGAGAGTATGAATGTTGTTCTTAGAGAAGCCCACCACCTTCCTATAACAATGTTAGTTGAGCACTTGAGGGATTTGCTTCAGAGATGGTTTTATGAGCGACGTACCGAAGCAGCATCTCTGAATTCTATGCTTTGCAAGGAGGTAGAGAAACATATACGGAAGTGGATTGATAGGTCTCGTAGGATGGATGTTACACCAATATCACATACTGAATATTACGTTCGTGATGGATGTGGTAATGGTGAGGTTAACTTGCACAATAGAAAGTGTTCTTGCAAGAAGTTTGATTTGCAGCAACTACCGTGTGTACATGCATTGGCTGCTTGTGCCAATAGAGAAATCACGGTACATTCTTTGTGCTCAAGATATTATACCAATGAAGCTATTTTGGTAGCTTATGCTGAACCTATATATACAGTTGGTGTTGAGCACCAGCGCGTTGAAAACGATATAAGAGTATTATTACCACCTAAAGCGAAAAGACCATGTGGTAGGCCTAAACAGCAAAGAATACCTTCCCAAGGTAAAACTGTGATTATCAGACACTGTGGACGATGTAAGAAAAGTGGCCATAATCATCAAACTTGTAAGGAACCAATAGCATTGCATCCAAGAACTGAATGA
- the LOC119997800 gene encoding uncharacterized protein LOC119997800 isoform X6 → MDALDIADLSKAVQGENLSNILEDNIAGRTESWMWKQISQDEIQPTRIERKRLSDKAYRDRRKDELHKHTVENKHAKQENQLLKNEIDSMNLKLQSAAMEIEQLQNLICELRRQNGCQQVLMEAFLHKIVSFSLFQLLHFSATFSYNMSLTILSVLISYEIVHMQVGPKDRDPQLGKLQHEIRVLRRTVAFTGWMEEAMQLLNRIAELQHQNKDLKVQVQALCEKIYNDKLNS, encoded by the exons ATGGATGCACTTGACATAGCAGATCTTAGCAAAGCCGTCCAGGGGGAAAATTTATCAAACATCCTAGAAGATAACATAGCTG GGAGAACAGAATCATGGATGTGGAAGCAAATTAGTCAAGACGAGATTCAACCAACCCGGATTGAAAGGAAAAGATTGAGTGACAAGGCATATCGTGACCGACGTAAG gATGAGTTGCATAAGCATACTGTAGAAAACAAGCATGCGAAGCAGGAAAATCAATTGTTAAAGAATGAGATAGATTCCATGAATCTAAAATTGCAATCAGCAGCTATGGAGATAGAACAACTCCAAAATTTAATTTGCGAATTGAGGCGTCAAAATGGCTGCCAACAAGTTCTTATGGAAGCATTTCTGCACAAAATAGTCAGTTTCTCTTTGTTTCAATTACTCCACTTTTCTGCAACGTTTTCATATAATATGAGTTTAACCATTCTCAGTGTCTTAATTAGTTATGAGATTGTTCATATGCAGGTTGGTCCTAAAGATAGAGATCCCCAGCTTGGGAAGCTACAGCATGAAATTAGAGTATTAAGACGAACTGTTGCTTTCACTGGCTGGATGGAAGAGGCGATGCAACTTCTGAATAGGATTGCAGAATTACAACATCAGAATAAGGATCTCAAAGTGCAAGTTCAGGCTTTGTGTGAGAAGATCTACAATGACAAATTAAATTCTTGA
- the LOC119997800 gene encoding uncharacterized protein LOC119997800 isoform X3 — protein MDALDIADLSKAVQGENLSNILEDNIAGRTESWMWKQISQDEIQPTRIERKRLSDKAYRDRRKEGKKKMQDELHKHTVENKHAKQENQLLKNEIDSMNLKLQSAAMEIEQLQNLICELRRQNGCQQVLMEAFLHKIVSFSLFQLLHFSATFSYNMSLTILSVLISYEIVHMQVGPKDRDPQLGKLQHEIRVLRRTVAFTGWMEEAMQLLNRIAELQHQNKDLKVQVQALCEKIYNDKLNS, from the exons ATGGATGCACTTGACATAGCAGATCTTAGCAAAGCCGTCCAGGGGGAAAATTTATCAAACATCCTAGAAGATAACATAGCTG GGAGAACAGAATCATGGATGTGGAAGCAAATTAGTCAAGACGAGATTCAACCAACCCGGATTGAAAGGAAAAGATTGAGTGACAAGGCATATCGTGACCGACGTAAG gaagggaaaaagaaaatgcaggATGAGTTGCATAAGCATACTGTAGAAAACAAGCATGCGAAGCAGGAAAATCAATTGTTAAAGAATGAGATAGATTCCATGAATCTAAAATTGCAATCAGCAGCTATGGAGATAGAACAACTCCAAAATTTAATTTGCGAATTGAGGCGTCAAAATGGCTGCCAACAAGTTCTTATGGAAGCATTTCTGCACAAAATAGTCAGTTTCTCTTTGTTTCAATTACTCCACTTTTCTGCAACGTTTTCATATAATATGAGTTTAACCATTCTCAGTGTCTTAATTAGTTATGAGATTGTTCATATGCAGGTTGGTCCTAAAGATAGAGATCCCCAGCTTGGGAAGCTACAGCATGAAATTAGAGTATTAAGACGAACTGTTGCTTTCACTGGCTGGATGGAAGAGGCGATGCAACTTCTGAATAGGATTGCAGAATTACAACATCAGAATAAGGATCTCAAAGTGCAAGTTCAGGCTTTGTGTGAGAAGATCTACAATGACAAATTAAATTCTTGA
- the LOC119997800 gene encoding uncharacterized protein LOC119997800 isoform X4, protein MDALDIADLSKAVQGENLSNILEDNIAVAAGRTESWMWKQISQDEIQPTRIERKRLSDKAYRDRRKDELHKHTVENKHAKQENQLLKNEIDSMNLKLQSAAMEIEQLQNLICELRRQNGCQQVLMEAFLHKIVSFSLFQLLHFSATFSYNMSLTILSVLISYEIVHMQVGPKDRDPQLGKLQHEIRVLRRTVAFTGWMEEAMQLLNRIAELQHQNKDLKVQVQALCEKIYNDKLNS, encoded by the exons ATGGATGCACTTGACATAGCAGATCTTAGCAAAGCCGTCCAGGGGGAAAATTTATCAAACATCCTAGAAGATAACATAGCTG TGGCAGCAGGGAGAACAGAATCATGGATGTGGAAGCAAATTAGTCAAGACGAGATTCAACCAACCCGGATTGAAAGGAAAAGATTGAGTGACAAGGCATATCGTGACCGACGTAAG gATGAGTTGCATAAGCATACTGTAGAAAACAAGCATGCGAAGCAGGAAAATCAATTGTTAAAGAATGAGATAGATTCCATGAATCTAAAATTGCAATCAGCAGCTATGGAGATAGAACAACTCCAAAATTTAATTTGCGAATTGAGGCGTCAAAATGGCTGCCAACAAGTTCTTATGGAAGCATTTCTGCACAAAATAGTCAGTTTCTCTTTGTTTCAATTACTCCACTTTTCTGCAACGTTTTCATATAATATGAGTTTAACCATTCTCAGTGTCTTAATTAGTTATGAGATTGTTCATATGCAGGTTGGTCCTAAAGATAGAGATCCCCAGCTTGGGAAGCTACAGCATGAAATTAGAGTATTAAGACGAACTGTTGCTTTCACTGGCTGGATGGAAGAGGCGATGCAACTTCTGAATAGGATTGCAGAATTACAACATCAGAATAAGGATCTCAAAGTGCAAGTTCAGGCTTTGTGTGAGAAGATCTACAATGACAAATTAAATTCTTGA
- the LOC119997800 gene encoding uncharacterized protein LOC119997800 isoform X1 codes for MDALDIADLSKAVQGENLSNILEDNIAVAAGRTESWMWKQISQDEIQPTRIERKRLSDKAYRDRRKEGKKKMQDELHKHTVENKHAKQENQLLKNEIDSMNLKLQSAAMEIEQLQNLICELRRQNGCQQVLMEAFLHKIVSFSLFQLLHFSATFSYNMSLTILSVLISYEIVHMQVGPKDRDPQLGKLQHEIRVLRRTVAFTGWMEEAMQLLNRIAELQHQNKDLKVQVQALCEKIYNDKLNS; via the exons ATGGATGCACTTGACATAGCAGATCTTAGCAAAGCCGTCCAGGGGGAAAATTTATCAAACATCCTAGAAGATAACATAGCTG TGGCAGCAGGGAGAACAGAATCATGGATGTGGAAGCAAATTAGTCAAGACGAGATTCAACCAACCCGGATTGAAAGGAAAAGATTGAGTGACAAGGCATATCGTGACCGACGTAAG gaagggaaaaagaaaatgcaggATGAGTTGCATAAGCATACTGTAGAAAACAAGCATGCGAAGCAGGAAAATCAATTGTTAAAGAATGAGATAGATTCCATGAATCTAAAATTGCAATCAGCAGCTATGGAGATAGAACAACTCCAAAATTTAATTTGCGAATTGAGGCGTCAAAATGGCTGCCAACAAGTTCTTATGGAAGCATTTCTGCACAAAATAGTCAGTTTCTCTTTGTTTCAATTACTCCACTTTTCTGCAACGTTTTCATATAATATGAGTTTAACCATTCTCAGTGTCTTAATTAGTTATGAGATTGTTCATATGCAGGTTGGTCCTAAAGATAGAGATCCCCAGCTTGGGAAGCTACAGCATGAAATTAGAGTATTAAGACGAACTGTTGCTTTCACTGGCTGGATGGAAGAGGCGATGCAACTTCTGAATAGGATTGCAGAATTACAACATCAGAATAAGGATCTCAAAGTGCAAGTTCAGGCTTTGTGTGAGAAGATCTACAATGACAAATTAAATTCTTGA
- the LOC119997800 gene encoding uncharacterized protein LOC119997800 isoform X7 has product MDALDIADLSKAVQGENLSNILEDNIAVAAGRTESWMWKQISQDEIQPTRIERKRLSDKAYRDRRKEGKKKMQDELHKHTVENKHAKQENQLLKNEIDSMNLKLQSAAMEIEQLQNLICELRRQNGCQQVLMEAFLHKIVGPKDRDPQLGKLQHEIRVLRRTVAFTGWMEEAMQLLNRIAELQHQNKDLKVQVQALCEKIYNDKLNS; this is encoded by the exons ATGGATGCACTTGACATAGCAGATCTTAGCAAAGCCGTCCAGGGGGAAAATTTATCAAACATCCTAGAAGATAACATAGCTG TGGCAGCAGGGAGAACAGAATCATGGATGTGGAAGCAAATTAGTCAAGACGAGATTCAACCAACCCGGATTGAAAGGAAAAGATTGAGTGACAAGGCATATCGTGACCGACGTAAG gaagggaaaaagaaaatgcaggATGAGTTGCATAAGCATACTGTAGAAAACAAGCATGCGAAGCAGGAAAATCAATTGTTAAAGAATGAGATAGATTCCATGAATCTAAAATTGCAATCAGCAGCTATGGAGATAGAACAACTCCAAAATTTAATTTGCGAATTGAGGCGTCAAAATGGCTGCCAACAAGTTCTTATGGAAGCATTTCTGCACAAAATA GTTGGTCCTAAAGATAGAGATCCCCAGCTTGGGAAGCTACAGCATGAAATTAGAGTATTAAGACGAACTGTTGCTTTCACTGGCTGGATGGAAGAGGCGATGCAACTTCTGAATAGGATTGCAGAATTACAACATCAGAATAAGGATCTCAAAGTGCAAGTTCAGGCTTTGTGTGAGAAGATCTACAATGACAAATTAAATTCTTGA
- the LOC119997800 gene encoding uncharacterized protein LOC119997800 isoform X5 gives MDALDIADLSKAVQGENLSNILEDNIAAGRTESWMWKQISQDEIQPTRIERKRLSDKAYRDRRKDELHKHTVENKHAKQENQLLKNEIDSMNLKLQSAAMEIEQLQNLICELRRQNGCQQVLMEAFLHKIVSFSLFQLLHFSATFSYNMSLTILSVLISYEIVHMQVGPKDRDPQLGKLQHEIRVLRRTVAFTGWMEEAMQLLNRIAELQHQNKDLKVQVQALCEKIYNDKLNS, from the exons ATGGATGCACTTGACATAGCAGATCTTAGCAAAGCCGTCCAGGGGGAAAATTTATCAAACATCCTAGAAGATAACATAGCTG CAGGGAGAACAGAATCATGGATGTGGAAGCAAATTAGTCAAGACGAGATTCAACCAACCCGGATTGAAAGGAAAAGATTGAGTGACAAGGCATATCGTGACCGACGTAAG gATGAGTTGCATAAGCATACTGTAGAAAACAAGCATGCGAAGCAGGAAAATCAATTGTTAAAGAATGAGATAGATTCCATGAATCTAAAATTGCAATCAGCAGCTATGGAGATAGAACAACTCCAAAATTTAATTTGCGAATTGAGGCGTCAAAATGGCTGCCAACAAGTTCTTATGGAAGCATTTCTGCACAAAATAGTCAGTTTCTCTTTGTTTCAATTACTCCACTTTTCTGCAACGTTTTCATATAATATGAGTTTAACCATTCTCAGTGTCTTAATTAGTTATGAGATTGTTCATATGCAGGTTGGTCCTAAAGATAGAGATCCCCAGCTTGGGAAGCTACAGCATGAAATTAGAGTATTAAGACGAACTGTTGCTTTCACTGGCTGGATGGAAGAGGCGATGCAACTTCTGAATAGGATTGCAGAATTACAACATCAGAATAAGGATCTCAAAGTGCAAGTTCAGGCTTTGTGTGAGAAGATCTACAATGACAAATTAAATTCTTGA
- the LOC119997800 gene encoding uncharacterized protein LOC119997800 isoform X2 translates to MDALDIADLSKAVQGENLSNILEDNIAAGRTESWMWKQISQDEIQPTRIERKRLSDKAYRDRRKEGKKKMQDELHKHTVENKHAKQENQLLKNEIDSMNLKLQSAAMEIEQLQNLICELRRQNGCQQVLMEAFLHKIVSFSLFQLLHFSATFSYNMSLTILSVLISYEIVHMQVGPKDRDPQLGKLQHEIRVLRRTVAFTGWMEEAMQLLNRIAELQHQNKDLKVQVQALCEKIYNDKLNS, encoded by the exons ATGGATGCACTTGACATAGCAGATCTTAGCAAAGCCGTCCAGGGGGAAAATTTATCAAACATCCTAGAAGATAACATAGCTG CAGGGAGAACAGAATCATGGATGTGGAAGCAAATTAGTCAAGACGAGATTCAACCAACCCGGATTGAAAGGAAAAGATTGAGTGACAAGGCATATCGTGACCGACGTAAG gaagggaaaaagaaaatgcaggATGAGTTGCATAAGCATACTGTAGAAAACAAGCATGCGAAGCAGGAAAATCAATTGTTAAAGAATGAGATAGATTCCATGAATCTAAAATTGCAATCAGCAGCTATGGAGATAGAACAACTCCAAAATTTAATTTGCGAATTGAGGCGTCAAAATGGCTGCCAACAAGTTCTTATGGAAGCATTTCTGCACAAAATAGTCAGTTTCTCTTTGTTTCAATTACTCCACTTTTCTGCAACGTTTTCATATAATATGAGTTTAACCATTCTCAGTGTCTTAATTAGTTATGAGATTGTTCATATGCAGGTTGGTCCTAAAGATAGAGATCCCCAGCTTGGGAAGCTACAGCATGAAATTAGAGTATTAAGACGAACTGTTGCTTTCACTGGCTGGATGGAAGAGGCGATGCAACTTCTGAATAGGATTGCAGAATTACAACATCAGAATAAGGATCTCAAAGTGCAAGTTCAGGCTTTGTGTGAGAAGATCTACAATGACAAATTAAATTCTTGA
- the LOC119996942 gene encoding uncharacterized protein LOC119996942: protein MEYRKVRHQQDVMQMDFNPHLGTKRPRETKGGNSTVKRMMVDQGSSAEIMYYSLFQKLGKTYADLIPVPTHLVGLNVTPIWPLGRIRMPVTAGPRTVEVDFVVIDLPSTYNAIMGRTWLHVMKVVPSSYHQMLKFPFGEKVVEIRGDQAASKECFMAKAKQAGRIIMMEEEAPVLEEVGKESATKSMEELEKVQVTPESNGRYFLVGTSLPILEKESLIGMLKRNVSVFAWTPYEMPRVDPELTIHRLNVKPGFKLVIQKGRRSVVQHTEAVVKEVENLLEAKAIREVQYPE, encoded by the exons ATGGAGTATAGGAAGGTCCGACACCAACAAGACGTAATGCAAATGGATTTTAATCCCCATTTGGGAACAAAGAGACCAAGGGAGACCAAGGGAGGCAACT CAACAGTGAAGCGAATGATGGTAGACCAAGGAAGTTCCGCAGAGATCATGTATTATTCACTTTTCCAGAAGTTAGGGAAAACTTATGCAGATTTGATTCCTGTTCCAACACATCTGGTGGGACTTAATGTAACCCCAATTTGGCCACTCGGAAGGATAAGAATGCCAGTCACGGCAGGTCCAAGAACCGTAGAGGTGGATTTCGTTGTTATAGATCTACCCTCGACATATAATGCAATCATGGGCAGGACTTGGCTTCACGTAATGAAGGTTGTTCCCTCATCTtatcatcagatgctcaaattcCCCTTCGGGGAAAAAGTGGTGGAAATAAGAGGAGACCAAGCTGCCTCAAAAGAATGTTTTAtggcaaaagcaaaacaagcaggAAGAATAATAATGATGGAAGAAGAGGCTCCAGTCCTAGAGGAAGTTGGAAAGGAGTCAGCAACCAAGTCAATGGAAGAACTCGAAAAGGTTCAAGTTACACCAGAAAGTAATGGCAGATACTTTCTAGTTGGGACTAGCTTGCCCATACTAGAGAAGGAATCCTTAATTGGGATGTTAAAGAGAAATGTGAGCGTGTTTGCATGGACTCCTTATGAGATGCCAAGGGTGGATCCGGAATTGACAATTCATAGGTTGAATGTCAAACCAGGTTTTAAACTTGTAATACAGAAGGGCAGAAGGTCAGTCGTTCAACATACGGAGGCCGTGGTTAAGGAGGTAGAAAACTTGCTGGAAGCTAAAGCCATCAGGGAAGTACAATATCCCGAATGA